A genomic region of Pseudoxanthomonas suwonensis contains the following coding sequences:
- a CDS encoding ATP-binding protein has translation MLEGVLLYDAGSRLLYANPSAHKLCKACYPRELASGLTLEQLLPRDALSGARSGGRWSGHLSFGQDAILMVHVYFDEAEHGHFLVVMQDLRQIRVYEQDLLRQHAELNVRLTAAQEKLLQSEKLASIGQLAAGVAHEINNPIGYVHSNLGSLQEYLHSLFALIEAYERALRSSDPRASIPEIDQTRERLDIDFISRDLPQLMTESREGIERVTRIVRDLKDFSRSERDESWKLVDIHAGLESTLNIIWNELKYNTTLEKHYGTLPPVECLPSELNQVFMNILINAGQSIGERGTIRVSTGHEGDHVWVEIADSGPGIPPEFQQRIFDPFFTTKPVGKGTGLGLSISYGIVAKHHGRIDVDSRLGDGSRFRIVLPVRQPRAAAAAG, from the coding sequence ATGCTCGAGGGCGTGCTGCTGTACGACGCCGGCAGCCGGCTGCTGTACGCCAATCCTTCCGCGCACAAGCTGTGCAAGGCCTGCTACCCGCGCGAGCTGGCCAGCGGGCTGACCCTGGAGCAGTTGCTGCCGCGGGACGCGCTGAGCGGCGCACGCTCGGGCGGGCGCTGGAGCGGCCACCTGTCGTTCGGGCAGGACGCCATCCTCATGGTCCACGTCTACTTCGACGAAGCCGAGCACGGCCATTTCCTGGTCGTGATGCAGGACCTGCGGCAGATCCGCGTCTACGAGCAGGACCTGCTGCGCCAGCACGCCGAACTGAACGTGCGCCTGACCGCGGCCCAGGAGAAGCTGCTGCAGTCGGAGAAGCTGGCCTCGATCGGCCAGCTGGCCGCCGGCGTGGCCCACGAGATCAACAACCCGATCGGCTACGTGCACTCGAACCTGGGCAGCCTGCAGGAATACCTGCACAGCCTGTTCGCGCTGATCGAGGCCTACGAGCGCGCGCTGCGCTCGTCCGACCCGCGCGCGTCGATCCCGGAGATCGACCAGACCCGCGAGCGCCTGGACATCGACTTCATCAGCCGCGACCTGCCGCAGCTGATGACCGAGTCGCGCGAGGGCATCGAGCGGGTGACCCGGATCGTTCGCGACCTGAAGGACTTCTCGCGCAGCGAGCGCGACGAGTCGTGGAAGCTGGTCGACATCCACGCCGGCCTGGAATCCACCCTCAACATCATCTGGAACGAGCTCAAGTACAACACCACCCTGGAGAAGCACTACGGCACGCTGCCACCGGTGGAGTGCCTGCCGTCGGAGTTGAACCAGGTGTTCATGAACATCCTGATCAACGCCGGCCAGTCGATCGGCGAGCGCGGCACGATCCGGGTCTCGACCGGGCACGAGGGCGATCACGTCTGGGTCGAGATCGCCGACAGCGGCCCCGGCATCCCGCCGGAATTCCAGCAGCGGATCTTCGATCCGTTCTTCACCACCAAGCCGGTGGGCAAGGGCACCGGGCTGGGGCTGTCGATCTCCTACGGCATCGTCGCCAAGCACCACGGCCGGATCGACGTGGACAGCCGCCTGGGCGACGGCTCGCGCTTCCGCATCGTGCTGCCGGTGCGACAGCCGCGCGCGGCGGCCGCGGCGGGTTGA
- the flgA gene encoding flagellar basal body P-ring formation chaperone FlgA codes for MTLLRCTLMFLLGLPMTVALAAGGFQPVESIRAAALGAVPGGQAEASLDPALRMPACGQALQARQASAGTVEVACPDGWRLFVPVKTRRSQTVLVLARGVAAGEAIGADALVAETRDASRIAGAAVADPAQAIGRVARRTLAAGSVLTAGDLAAPRLVRRGDQVALVSRRGGVEVRVAGRALGDAGEDERVSVENLSSRRVLQGRVGPDGEVWVTR; via the coding sequence ATGACCCTGCTGCGCTGCACCCTCATGTTCCTGCTGGGACTGCCGATGACGGTGGCGCTGGCCGCCGGCGGCTTCCAGCCGGTGGAGTCGATCCGCGCCGCCGCGCTGGGTGCGGTGCCGGGCGGGCAGGCCGAGGCCAGCCTGGACCCGGCGTTGCGCATGCCGGCCTGCGGCCAGGCGCTGCAGGCGCGGCAGGCGTCGGCCGGCACGGTCGAGGTGGCCTGCCCGGACGGCTGGCGGCTGTTCGTGCCGGTGAAGACCCGGCGCAGCCAGACGGTGCTGGTGCTGGCCCGCGGCGTGGCCGCAGGCGAGGCCATCGGTGCCGACGCGCTGGTCGCCGAGACCCGCGACGCGTCGCGGATCGCCGGCGCGGCGGTGGCCGATCCGGCCCAGGCCATCGGCCGGGTGGCGCGGCGTACGCTGGCTGCCGGCAGCGTGCTCACCGCCGGCGACCTGGCCGCGCCGCGGCTGGTGCGCCGTGGCGACCAGGTGGCGCTGGTCTCGCGTCGTGGCGGGGTCGAGGTCCGGGTCGCCGGCCGCGCCCTGGGCGACGCCGGCGAGGACGAGCGGGTCTCGGTGGAGAACCTGTCGTCCCGCCGCGTGCTGCAGGGACGCGTCGGTCCCGACGGCGAGGTCTGGGTGACCCGCTGA
- the flgC gene encoding flagellar basal body rod protein FlgC: MSNLPIFDVAGSALQAQSVRLSTIASNLANADSVAGSAEAVYKPLEPVFQAQASGKDPALTGVRVREIAQSEAPPVRRYEPGHPLADSDGYVFSPDVDPVAQMVNLISASRSYQAGVEVINTAKELALATLSMGR; this comes from the coding sequence ATGAGCAACCTGCCGATCTTCGACGTCGCCGGCTCCGCGCTGCAGGCGCAGTCGGTGCGCCTGAGCACGATCGCCTCCAACCTGGCCAACGCCGATTCGGTGGCCGGTTCGGCCGAGGCGGTCTACAAGCCGCTCGAGCCGGTGTTCCAGGCCCAGGCCAGCGGCAAGGACCCGGCCCTGACCGGCGTGCGCGTGCGCGAGATCGCGCAGAGCGAGGCGCCGCCGGTGCGCCGCTACGAGCCCGGCCATCCGCTGGCCGACAGCGACGGCTACGTGTTCTCGCCCGACGTCGATCCGGTGGCGCAGATGGTCAACCTGATCTCCGCCTCGCGCAGCTACCAGGCCGGCGTGGAAGTCATCAACACGGCCAAGGAACTGGCCCTGGCCACCCTGTCCATGGGCCGCTGA
- a CDS encoding chemotaxis protein, whose protein sequence is MSHNLLNRIDQRTRLAGHNRLALLLFRLGGRQLFGVNVFKVQEVLRRPSLFQLPGLPAQFAGVADVRGRSVPVLDLGLAIGHPERHPDEDGGTQYLVVTEFNRSVQGFLVSDVERIVNIAVEDIHPPPDLGAQSSYLTAVTRFQDALIQVIDVESVLADITQARMDATLAPEMALPAGAPPLQVLVVDDSRVARQQIRSVLDQLGVGVTLLSDGRQALDHLLQVHAGGENPAERYAMVISDIEMPAMDGYTLTTEIRRHPGLAGLYVLLHTSLSGVFNNAMVERVGANAFVAKYSPHELAEHVLARLSQVARAA, encoded by the coding sequence ATGTCGCACAACCTGCTCAACCGCATCGACCAGCGCACCCGGCTGGCCGGCCACAACCGCCTGGCGCTGCTGCTGTTCCGGCTCGGCGGCCGCCAGCTGTTCGGGGTCAACGTGTTCAAGGTGCAGGAGGTGCTGCGCCGCCCGTCGCTGTTCCAGCTGCCCGGGCTGCCGGCGCAGTTCGCCGGGGTGGCCGACGTGCGCGGCCGCTCGGTGCCGGTGCTGGACCTGGGGCTGGCCATCGGCCATCCCGAGCGGCATCCGGACGAGGACGGCGGCACCCAGTACCTGGTGGTGACCGAGTTCAACCGCTCGGTGCAGGGCTTCCTGGTCAGCGACGTGGAGCGGATCGTCAACATCGCGGTGGAGGACATCCACCCGCCGCCGGACCTGGGCGCGCAGAGCAGCTACCTGACCGCGGTGACCCGCTTCCAGGACGCGCTGATCCAGGTGATCGACGTGGAGAGCGTGCTGGCCGACATCACCCAGGCGCGGATGGACGCGACCCTGGCCCCGGAGATGGCCCTGCCGGCCGGGGCGCCGCCGCTGCAGGTGCTGGTGGTGGACGACTCGCGGGTGGCCCGGCAGCAGATCCGCAGCGTGCTGGACCAGTTGGGGGTCGGGGTCACCCTGCTCTCCGACGGCCGCCAGGCGCTGGACCACCTGCTGCAGGTGCATGCCGGCGGCGAGAACCCGGCCGAGCGCTACGCCATGGTCATCTCCGACATCGAGATGCCGGCCATGGACGGCTACACCCTGACGACGGAAATCCGGCGCCACCCCGGGCTGGCCGGGCTGTATGTGCTGCTGCACACCTCGCTGTCGGGCGTGTTCAACAACGCCATGGTCGAGCGGGTCGGGGCCAATGCCTTCGTCGCCAAGTACAGCCCGCACGAGCTGGCCGAGCATGTATTGGCGCGGCTGAGCCAGGTGGCGCGAGCGGCTTGA
- the flgB gene encoding flagellar basal body rod protein FlgB yields the protein MSNPITSYMGVHADALPLREQRMKLIASNLANADTPGYQAQDIDFNAALGAARLQREGAAAAHGLATTSERHLSDAIAPGHLPFQFARPASQPSLDGNTVAPDAERAAYGRAALEYRASLSFLESKVRTLLTAITGQ from the coding sequence ATGTCCAACCCGATCACGTCCTACATGGGGGTCCACGCCGACGCCCTGCCCCTGCGCGAGCAGCGGATGAAGCTGATCGCCAGCAACCTGGCCAACGCCGACACGCCCGGCTACCAGGCCCAGGACATCGACTTCAACGCCGCCTTGGGCGCGGCACGGCTGCAGCGCGAAGGCGCCGCCGCGGCCCATGGCCTGGCCACGACGAGCGAGCGCCACCTGTCCGACGCGATCGCCCCCGGCCACCTGCCGTTCCAGTTCGCCCGCCCGGCCAGCCAGCCCAGCCTCGACGGCAACACCGTCGCCCCCGACGCCGAGCGCGCCGCCTACGGCCGCGCCGCGCTGGAGTACCGCGCCTCGCTGAGCTTCCTCGAATCCAAGGTGCGCACCCTGCTCACCGCCATTACCGGTCAATAG
- the flgG gene encoding flagellar basal-body rod protein FlgG has product MNQALWVAKTGLDAQQTRMSVVANNLANTNTTGFKRDRANFEDLLYQQVRQPGGSTSAQTQLPSGLQLGTGVRVVSTAKDFQQGNQQQTGRSLDVMINGRGFFEVMMPDGSSAYTRDGSFQVNAQGELVTSSGYPVQPGIQIPEGAQSLTVGNDGTVTVQMAGEAQALEVGSLSVTDFVNPAGLQARGENLYVETTASGPAQNGTPGLNGLGLLVQGALEGSNVNVVEELVSMIETQRAYEMNAKAISTTDSMLGYLNNNV; this is encoded by the coding sequence ATGAATCAGGCACTCTGGGTCGCCAAGACCGGACTGGATGCGCAGCAGACGCGCATGTCGGTGGTCGCCAACAACCTGGCCAATACCAACACCACCGGCTTCAAGCGCGACCGCGCCAACTTCGAGGACCTGCTGTACCAGCAGGTGCGCCAGCCCGGCGGCTCGACCTCGGCGCAGACCCAGCTGCCGTCCGGCCTGCAGCTGGGCACCGGCGTGCGCGTGGTCTCCACCGCCAAGGACTTCCAGCAGGGCAACCAGCAGCAGACCGGCCGCTCGCTGGACGTGATGATCAACGGCCGCGGCTTCTTCGAGGTGATGATGCCCGACGGCAGTTCCGCCTATACCCGCGACGGCAGCTTCCAGGTCAACGCCCAGGGCGAACTGGTCACCAGCAGCGGCTACCCGGTGCAGCCCGGCATCCAGATCCCCGAGGGCGCGCAGTCGCTGACCGTCGGCAACGACGGCACCGTCACCGTGCAGATGGCCGGCGAGGCGCAGGCGCTGGAAGTGGGCTCGCTGAGCGTCACCGACTTCGTCAACCCGGCCGGCCTGCAGGCCCGCGGCGAGAACCTCTACGTCGAGACCACCGCCTCCGGCCCCGCCCAGAACGGCACGCCCGGCCTCAACGGCCTGGGCCTGCTGGTCCAGGGCGCGCTGGAAGGCAGCAACGTCAACGTGGTCGAGGAGCTGGTCAGCATGATCGAGACCCAGCGTGCCTACGAGATGAACGCCAAGGCCATCTCCACCACCGACTCGATGCTCGGTTACCTGAACAACAACGTCTGA
- a CDS encoding flagellar hook capping FlgD N-terminal domain-containing protein: MSSIASDIYSSLGLTGAAQGAQDKKNDALGQADFLRLMTKQLQHQDPLKPMENSAFLGQLAQFSTVQGIQELNNQVQGFSAALGNDQVLRGAALVGHQVLVPSAKLALGAEGGASGAVAAPLAGSVTFTITDANGQKVHEFSVPAAKAGEVAFHWDGTDALGERLPAGSYGISADHVAGDGTATRLDTYVKGTVDSVTVGSGGLYLDLPGLGTVPLDYVLRVS, encoded by the coding sequence ATGAGCAGTATCGCCTCCGACATCTATTCCAGCCTGGGCCTGACCGGCGCGGCCCAGGGCGCGCAGGACAAGAAGAACGACGCCCTCGGCCAGGCCGACTTCCTGCGCCTGATGACCAAGCAGCTGCAGCACCAGGATCCGCTCAAGCCGATGGAGAACAGCGCCTTCCTCGGCCAGCTGGCGCAGTTCTCCACGGTGCAGGGCATCCAGGAACTCAACAACCAGGTGCAGGGCTTCTCCGCCGCGCTGGGCAACGACCAGGTGCTGCGCGGCGCGGCGCTGGTCGGCCACCAGGTACTGGTGCCGTCGGCGAAGCTGGCGCTTGGCGCGGAGGGCGGCGCCAGCGGCGCGGTCGCCGCCCCGCTCGCAGGCAGCGTGACCTTCACCATAACCGACGCCAACGGCCAGAAGGTGCACGAGTTCTCCGTCCCCGCCGCCAAGGCCGGCGAAGTGGCCTTCCACTGGGACGGCACCGACGCGCTCGGCGAACGCCTGCCCGCCGGCAGCTACGGCATCAGCGCCGACCACGTCGCCGGCGACGGCACCGCGACCCGGCTCGACACCTACGTCAAGGGCACGGTCGACAGCGTCACCGTCGGTTCCGGCGGCCTCTACCTCGACCTGCCCGGGCTGGGCACCGTCCCGCTCGATTACGTGCTCCGCGTCAGCTGA
- a CDS encoding EAL domain-containing protein gives MHLPFLPPADSPPPTRLGAGHPALQAMVEEAVAGGRELMLVHLDIDHFASVNENMSVAVGDLALELLARRLDHWLQGRGRLWRHGSDEFIAALQLDKDGPDATDAAWELQREAELPLSVLPYTLFLSVKLGISLCPQHAQDSDGLLRLAEIAARQATHGDERIQFYGGQSLQSVHNESMIARQIVDAVPNGELRLRFQPEISARDGRVIGMEALLRWQSPTLGMLVPERFMPTAERLGVIVQIGGWVLENAIEQVRQWRESGFDDLFVTVNVSTLQLQRPGFADEVLALLRRAGVPPECLVLEINESALAANVTPVYEGVVALRREGVGLALDNFGTGDSSLSSLVRYPVDKLKIDRSFIRSSPAGERETAIVRAIIAMGHQLNMKVVANGVETEAQLGYLRRSDCDMFQGYLFGEPMPADTAGLTLRRRYLRPELFAVSKPDLTLLLVDDEENVLRSLVRLFRRDGYRILAAGNVRDAFDLLATNEVQVILSDQRMSDMSGTEFLGRVKMLYPDTVRMVLSGYTDLATVTDAINRGAIYRFLTKPWNDDELREHIRQAFRTHQERQPLASGP, from the coding sequence ATGCACCTGCCCTTCCTGCCGCCCGCCGATTCTCCGCCGCCCACCCGCCTCGGCGCGGGCCACCCGGCGCTGCAGGCCATGGTCGAGGAGGCCGTGGCCGGCGGCCGCGAGCTGATGCTGGTGCACCTGGACATCGACCACTTCGCCTCGGTCAACGAGAACATGAGCGTGGCCGTGGGCGACCTGGCGCTGGAACTGCTGGCGCGGCGCCTGGACCACTGGCTGCAGGGCCGCGGCCGGCTCTGGCGGCACGGCAGCGACGAGTTCATCGCCGCCCTCCAGCTGGACAAGGACGGCCCCGACGCGACCGACGCGGCCTGGGAACTGCAGCGCGAGGCGGAACTGCCGCTGAGCGTGCTGCCCTACACCCTGTTCCTGTCGGTGAAGCTCGGCATCAGCCTGTGCCCGCAGCACGCGCAGGACAGCGATGGCCTGCTGCGCCTGGCCGAGATCGCCGCCCGCCAGGCCACCCACGGCGACGAGCGCATCCAGTTCTACGGTGGCCAGAGCCTGCAGAGCGTCCACAACGAGAGCATGATCGCGCGGCAGATCGTCGATGCGGTCCCCAACGGCGAGCTGCGCCTGCGCTTCCAGCCGGAGATCAGTGCCCGCGACGGCCGCGTGATCGGCATGGAGGCGCTGCTGCGCTGGCAGTCGCCGACCCTGGGCATGCTGGTGCCCGAGCGCTTCATGCCCACCGCCGAACGGCTGGGCGTGATCGTGCAGATCGGCGGCTGGGTGCTGGAGAACGCGATCGAGCAGGTGCGGCAGTGGCGCGAGTCGGGCTTCGACGACCTGTTCGTGACGGTCAACGTCTCGACCCTGCAGCTGCAGCGTCCCGGATTCGCCGACGAGGTGCTGGCGCTGCTGCGTCGCGCCGGGGTGCCGCCGGAATGCCTGGTGCTGGAGATCAACGAGAGCGCGCTGGCAGCCAACGTCACCCCGGTGTACGAGGGGGTAGTCGCGCTGCGCCGCGAGGGCGTGGGCCTGGCGCTGGACAACTTCGGCACCGGCGATTCGAGCCTCAGCTCGCTGGTCCGCTATCCGGTGGACAAGCTCAAGATCGACCGCAGCTTCATCCGCAGCTCGCCGGCCGGCGAGCGCGAGACGGCGATCGTGCGCGCGATCATCGCCATGGGCCACCAGCTGAACATGAAGGTCGTCGCCAACGGGGTCGAGACCGAGGCGCAGCTGGGCTACCTGCGCCGCAGCGACTGCGACATGTTCCAGGGCTACCTGTTCGGCGAACCGATGCCGGCCGATACCGCCGGCCTGACCCTGCGCCGCCGCTACCTGCGCCCGGAGCTGTTCGCGGTCAGCAAGCCGGACCTGACCCTGCTGCTGGTCGACGACGAGGAGAACGTGCTGCGCTCGCTGGTGCGCCTGTTCCGCCGCGACGGCTACCGGATCCTGGCCGCGGGCAACGTGCGCGACGCCTTCGACCTGCTGGCCACCAACGAGGTGCAGGTGATCCTGTCGGACCAGCGCATGTCGGACATGAGCGGCACCGAGTTCCTGGGCCGGGTGAAGATGCTCTACCCCGACACCGTGCGCATGGTCCTGTCCGGCTACACCGACCTGGCCACGGTCACCGACGCGATCAACCGCGGCGCGATCTACCGATTCCTGACCAAGCCCTGGAACGACGACGAGCTGCGCGAGCACATCCGCCAGGCGTTCCGCACCCACCAGGAGCGGCAGCCGCTGGCCAGCGGGCCGTAG
- a CDS encoding flagellar basal body rod protein FlgF, translating into MDKALYVAMTGARATLQAQGTVSHNLANADTAGFKAALANTEAFQVRGQGHASRTAAMHIDQGFDARAGAQRITGNPLDVSLQADRWLAVQAPDGGEAYTRAGNLSLTPNGQLVTAGGRPLLDQEGNPIALPPHQALEIGQDGTISIVPLGEGADTMAIIGRLKVVEAAPDRLARGLDGLMRNTDPQQPLAQAPGAVMATGALEQSNVDAAGALVQMIQLQRQFEMQVKVIQRGDDNAQAANSLLRLNG; encoded by the coding sequence ATGGACAAGGCCCTCTACGTCGCGATGACCGGCGCCCGCGCCACCCTGCAGGCGCAGGGCACGGTCTCGCACAACCTGGCCAACGCCGACACCGCCGGCTTCAAGGCGGCACTGGCCAACACCGAGGCTTTCCAGGTGCGCGGCCAGGGCCACGCCTCGCGCACGGCGGCCATGCACATCGACCAGGGTTTCGACGCCCGCGCCGGCGCGCAGCGGATCACCGGCAACCCGCTGGACGTATCGCTGCAGGCCGACCGCTGGCTGGCGGTGCAGGCGCCGGACGGCGGCGAGGCCTACACCCGCGCCGGAAACCTGTCGCTGACCCCCAACGGCCAGCTGGTCACCGCCGGCGGGCGTCCGCTGCTGGACCAGGAAGGCAACCCGATCGCGCTGCCGCCGCACCAGGCGCTGGAGATCGGCCAGGACGGCACGATCTCGATCGTGCCGCTGGGCGAAGGCGCCGACACGATGGCGATCATCGGCCGGCTGAAGGTGGTGGAGGCCGCCCCGGACCGGCTCGCCCGCGGGCTGGACGGGCTGATGCGCAACACCGATCCGCAGCAGCCGCTGGCCCAGGCGCCCGGCGCGGTGATGGCCACCGGCGCGCTGGAACAGAGCAACGTCGACGCGGCCGGGGCACTGGTGCAGATGATCCAGCTGCAGCGCCAGTTCGAGATGCAGGTCAAGGTGATCCAGCGCGGCGACGACAACGCGCAGGCGGCGAATTCGTTGCTGCGGTTGAACGGCTGA
- the flgM gene encoding flagellar biosynthesis anti-sigma factor FlgM produces the protein MSHKIEGTPPPAVHSTGPVGGRVAVAGGDRSSPVEASRPVDSLRLTGEAASLQALQRELAAAPAVDQARVAEVKQALESGSYRIDPAKIAERMLDLDEQLGG, from the coding sequence ATGAGCCACAAGATCGAAGGCACCCCGCCTCCCGCGGTGCACAGCACCGGTCCCGTCGGCGGCCGTGTCGCCGTCGCCGGCGGCGATCGCTCCAGCCCGGTCGAGGCCAGCCGGCCCGTCGACAGCCTGCGCCTGACCGGCGAGGCCGCCAGCCTGCAGGCGCTGCAGCGCGAGCTGGCCGCCGCCCCGGCGGTGGACCAGGCCCGCGTGGCCGAGGTCAAGCAGGCGCTGGAGTCGGGCAGCTACCGCATCGACCCGGCGAAGATCGCCGAGCGCATGCTGGACCTGGACGAGCAGCTGGGCGGCTGA
- the flgE gene encoding flagellar hook protein FlgE, whose product MSFNTSLSGINAANADLNVTANNIANVNTTGFKESRAEFADLFSYTTYGLSRNAIGAGVKVSNVAQQFSQGNIDPTGRSLDFAVDGEGFFTVNKNGATLYTRAGNFQTDNQGYVVTPDGARLQVFAPSANGSGFDVGRLSDLQLLTTDSPPQQTGLINLMVTLPGNASAPIVAPFDPADPNSYNASSGGVTVYDSLGVSHVQTSYFVKTANPNEWQVHNYVDGTAVGAPTTLQFSANGALQAPMPGRITLDPYTPATGAGVLDMTLDLTGSTQYGNSFALRDVRQDGYAAGRLNEINVSEDGVVFARYSNGDDVALGQIALTNFVNPQGLQPQGNNQWGATYASGTPRTGAPGSSDFGQVQSGALESSTVDLTEQLVNMIVAQRNFQANAQMISTQDQATQTVINIR is encoded by the coding sequence ATGAGCTTCAACACCTCGCTGTCCGGCATCAACGCGGCCAACGCCGACCTCAACGTCACCGCCAACAACATCGCCAACGTCAACACCACCGGCTTCAAGGAATCGCGCGCCGAGTTCGCCGACCTGTTCTCGTACACGACCTACGGCCTGTCCCGCAACGCCATCGGCGCCGGCGTCAAGGTCAGCAACGTCGCCCAGCAGTTCTCGCAGGGCAACATCGACCCGACCGGCCGCAGCCTGGACTTCGCCGTCGATGGCGAGGGCTTCTTCACCGTCAACAAGAACGGCGCCACGCTCTACACCCGCGCCGGCAACTTCCAGACCGACAACCAGGGCTACGTGGTGACGCCCGACGGCGCCCGCCTGCAGGTGTTCGCACCCAGCGCCAACGGCAGCGGCTTCGACGTGGGCCGGCTGTCGGACCTGCAGCTGCTGACCACCGACAGCCCGCCGCAGCAGACCGGCCTGATCAACCTGATGGTCACCCTGCCCGGCAACGCCTCGGCGCCGATCGTGGCCCCGTTCGACCCGGCCGACCCCAACAGCTACAACGCCTCCAGCGGCGGCGTGACGGTCTACGACTCGCTGGGCGTCAGCCACGTGCAGACCTCCTACTTCGTCAAGACCGCCAACCCGAACGAGTGGCAGGTCCACAACTACGTCGACGGCACCGCGGTCGGCGCGCCGACCACCCTGCAGTTCTCCGCCAACGGCGCCCTGCAGGCGCCGATGCCCGGCCGGATCACCCTGGATCCCTACACCCCGGCCACCGGCGCGGGCGTGCTGGACATGACCCTGGACCTGACCGGCAGCACCCAGTACGGCAACAGCTTCGCCCTGCGCGACGTGCGCCAGGACGGCTACGCCGCCGGCCGCCTCAACGAGATCAACGTCTCCGAGGACGGCGTGGTGTTCGCCCGCTACAGCAACGGCGACGACGTGGCCCTGGGCCAGATCGCACTGACCAACTTCGTCAACCCGCAGGGCCTGCAGCCGCAGGGCAACAACCAGTGGGGCGCGACCTACGCCTCGGGCACGCCGCGCACCGGCGCGCCGGGCAGTTCCGACTTCGGCCAGGTCCAGTCCGGCGCGCTGGAATCCTCGACCGTCGACCTGACCGAGCAGCTGGTGAACATGATCGTGGCCCAGCGCAATTTCCAGGCCAACGCGCAGATGATCTCCACCCAGGACCAGGCCACGCAGACGGTGATCAACATCCGCTGA